The genomic DNA GAGATCGAACACGACGTCGGCGGTCCCGCCGGCGAAGCGCGCGAGCCGCTCGCCGCGCTCCCGACCGAACCGCGCGACGAGGTCGGCGGGATCGTATTTGAGGCCCGGGATGACCTGGCCACCGTTGCGACCGGACCCGCCGTAGCCGACCTCCTGCGCCTCGAGCACGACGGGTCGGATGCCGCGCTCGGCGAGATGCAGGGCGGTGGAGAGGCCGCAGAACCCGCCGCCGACGATCACCACCTCGGCCAAGCCTGATCTGGCGAGGGGCGGCGTGTCCGGCGCGGGCGCCGCCGTGGTGGCCCAGAGCGAGGGTGCGAGCGGGAACGGTTCGGCCACGGCTTGTCCTAGAGCGGGTGCAGCACGCGCTGCAGGAAGTCCCGGGTGCGCGGGTTCTGCGGCCGGTTGAGGACTTCGGCGGCCGGTCCCTGCTCGACGAGGCGACCGCCGTCGAGGAACAGGACCCGGTCGGCGACCTCGCGGGCGAAGCCGATCTCGTGGGTGACCACGATCATCGTCATGCCCTCGTCGGCCAGGGCGCGCATGACCTTCAGCACGTCGCCGACCAGCTCGGGATCGAGGGCCGACGTCGGCTCGTCGAACAGGATCGCCTCCGGTCGCATGGCGAGTGCCCGGGCGATCGCGACACGCTGCTGCTGCCCGCCGGAGAGCTCGTTCGGCCGGGCGTGCTCCTTGCCCGAGAGCCCGACTCGCGCGAGCAGGGCGCGCGCCCGTTCCTCGGCCTCCCCACGGGGCTCGCCCTTCACGTGGATCGGCCCCTCGACGACGTTCTCGAGGGCGGTCCGGTTGGCGAACAGGTTGAAGCGCTGGAAGACCATGGAGACCCGCGTGCGGATCGCCTTGATGCCGCGCTTGTCCCGGTCCACCCGTTGCCCGTCGACGCGGATCTCGCCGCCGTCGTAGGCCTCGAGCCCGTTGATGCAGCGCAGGAGGGTCGACTTGCCGGATCCCGAGGGCCCGATGATGCAGACGACCTCGCCCTTCGTGACCTCGGCCGAGACGCCCTTGATCACCTCCAGCGCGCCGTAATGCTTCCGGACGTCCTCCAGCACGATCATCGGTGCCGCCCCTTCGCCTCGAAGTGGCGGACCAGCAGGATCAGCGGCAGGCTGAGCGCGAGGTACATCAGCGCCACCAGCGTGTAGACACTGGTGTTCTTGAAGGTCGACGACGCGATCAGCTTTCCCTGGAGCGCCAGCTCGGCGACCGTGATGGTCGAGGCCTGCGACGAGTCCTTGAGCATCATGATCATGATGTTGCCGTAGGGCGGCAGCGCGATCCGGATCGCCTGCGGCAGGATCACCCGCCGCATGGTCATGCCCCAGCCCATGCCGATCGACAGCGCCGCCTCGACCTGGCCGCGATCCACCGCCTCGATGCCGGCGCGGAAGTTCTCGGCCTGATAGGCCGAGTAGGCGATGCCGAGCCCGATGATCGCCGCCTGGACGGCGGTGAGCGACAGGCCGAAATCGGGCATCACGAAGTAGATGTAGAACAACTGCACGATGATCGGGATGCCGCGCAGGATGTTGATCATCACCGCGCTGAAGCCCGACAGGATCGCGATGCCGGAGACCCGCATCACCGCCCAGACCAGCCCCAGCAGCGTCGAGACCACCAGGGACGCGATCGTGATCAGGATCGTGAGCTGCACGCCCTGCAGCAGGATCGGCAGGTAGTCCTGGGCGTCGGCGAGGAACTCGCGCATGAAGGTCAGGACCGGTCGGCCGACGGCGGCAGACCCCACTTGGTGAGGATCGCCTGGAGCGTCCCGTCGGCTTTCAGCTTGGCGAGCGCCGCGTCGATCTTGGCCAAGAGTTCGGTGTCGGTCTTGCGGACGCTGAGACCCACCGAGGCGACCACGGTCGGCTTGAAGGTCTCGACCAGGCGGACGCCGGGGAACAGCCCCTGCTTCACGTAGTAGGCCAGGATCGGCGCGTCGGCGAAGCCGGCCTTCAGCCGCCCGGAATTCACGTCGCGGATGATGTCGGGGATCGCGTCGTAGATCTTCACCTCGTTGAAGAGCCCCGACTTCTTCAGCGGCTCGACGAAGGCGGTGCCGACCTGGGCGCCGACGGTCTCACCCTTCAGGTCGGCGAAGGACGTGTAATCCTTCGTGTCGGTCTTCGGCACGATCAGCCCCTCGCCGTAGCTGTAGACGGGCGCCGAGAACGACACGACCTCCTTGCGCTGCGGCGTGATGAACATCGCCGCCGCGATGATGTCGATCTTCGAGGCAGTGAGGGCCGGGATCAGCGTGGAGAATTGCAGCGGCTCCACCGCGACCGTGAAGCCGGCTTCCTTGCTGACCGCGTTGACGAGGTCGACCATCACGCCCTGAATGGTGTTCGTCTTGGTGTCGAGGAAGGTGAAGGGCAGACCCGTGGGCGTCGAACCCACCTTCAGGGGCTGCGCGCCGACGGCGGCCCCGAGGATGCCGAGGAGCAGCGCCGACGACAGACACAGCTTCGCCAACCGTCTTCTCATGGTGCCGCTCCCGTGCATTGCCCGGGTCACGCGGCGGAAGCCGGCGCCCGCTTTCATTCTCGTGAAGAATACCGCATGTTTTCGGTATCGACGCAAGCGACTTTCACGTGCATGAAGAAGCCTAGGAGAAGCAGGCTGGCGTGACCGTGAGCATCCCCCGCAGCGAGGCAACGGGTCCGGAACCGGTCGACCGGGCCGTGGGTCAGCGCCTGCGTGGCCTGCGGCGCGCGCGCGGTCTCTCGCTCGAAGCTGTGGCGTCCAGCACGGGCCTGTCGATCGGCTTCATCAGCCAGGTCGAGCGGGGCCTGTCGTCGCCGTCCCTTCGGGTCCTGGCGCTGCTCGCCGACACGCTGCAGATCGGGATCGGCGGCCTCTTCGAGCCCGGGCCCGACGCGCCCGACCCCGACCCGATCGTGGTCTTCCGGAAGGACCGGCCGGAACTTCAGCTCTGGCGGGCCGGCATCACCAAGCAGCTCCTGACCCCGCCCGGCGGCACGCAGGGGATGAGCCTGTTCCACATGGTGCTGAAGGCCGGGGCGAGCACCGGCGACGAGCTGTTCAGCCACGACGGGGAGGAGGCCGGCCTCGTCCTCGCTGGGCGGCTCACCCTGATCGTCGAGTCGCGCACGCTTCAGCTCGCGGAGGGCGACAGCTTCCGCTTCGAGAGCCGGCGGCCGCACCGCTTCAGCAATCCCGACCCGCGCAGCCAGACCATCGTCCTGTGGGTCAACGTCCTCGGATCGCCACCTCCGAGCTGAGCCCGACGCAGCGTGTCAGTTGCTCAGCCGCACGCTCGCGAGCGTGGTGCTGAAAAGCTTCAGCATGGCGGCGGTGATGTCGCCGTTCGTGGTGACCGGGAAATACATACCGTCGGATGCGCAGGCCTGCAGGGACGGCC from Methylobacterium radiotolerans JCM 2831 includes the following:
- a CDS encoding amino acid ABC transporter ATP-binding protein, which codes for MIVLEDVRKHYGALEVIKGVSAEVTKGEVVCIIGPSGSGKSTLLRCINGLEAYDGGEIRVDGQRVDRDKRGIKAIRTRVSMVFQRFNLFANRTALENVVEGPIHVKGEPRGEAEERARALLARVGLSGKEHARPNELSGGQQQRVAIARALAMRPEAILFDEPTSALDPELVGDVLKVMRALADEGMTMIVVTHEIGFAREVADRVLFLDGGRLVEQGPAAEVLNRPQNPRTRDFLQRVLHPL
- a CDS encoding amino acid ABC transporter permease gives rise to the protein MREFLADAQDYLPILLQGVQLTILITIASLVVSTLLGLVWAVMRVSGIAILSGFSAVMINILRGIPIIVQLFYIYFVMPDFGLSLTAVQAAIIGLGIAYSAYQAENFRAGIEAVDRGQVEAALSIGMGWGMTMRRVILPQAIRIALPPYGNIMIMMLKDSSQASTITVAELALQGKLIASSTFKNTSVYTLVALMYLALSLPLILLVRHFEAKGRHR
- a CDS encoding ABC transporter substrate-binding protein — its product is MRRRLAKLCLSSALLLGILGAAVGAQPLKVGSTPTGLPFTFLDTKTNTIQGVMVDLVNAVSKEAGFTVAVEPLQFSTLIPALTASKIDIIAAAMFITPQRKEVVSFSAPVYSYGEGLIVPKTDTKDYTSFADLKGETVGAQVGTAFVEPLKKSGLFNEVKIYDAIPDIIRDVNSGRLKAGFADAPILAYYVKQGLFPGVRLVETFKPTVVASVGLSVRKTDTELLAKIDAALAKLKADGTLQAILTKWGLPPSADRS
- a CDS encoding helix-turn-helix domain-containing protein → MTVSIPRSEATGPEPVDRAVGQRLRGLRRARGLSLEAVASSTGLSIGFISQVERGLSSPSLRVLALLADTLQIGIGGLFEPGPDAPDPDPIVVFRKDRPELQLWRAGITKQLLTPPGGTQGMSLFHMVLKAGASTGDELFSHDGEEAGLVLAGRLTLIVESRTLQLAEGDSFRFESRRPHRFSNPDPRSQTIVLWVNVLGSPPPS